One genomic segment of Fusobacterium nucleatum includes these proteins:
- the nagA gene encoding N-acetylglucosamine-6-phosphate deacetylase — MKKVLLKNAKLVLENKLINGSILIFENKIEKIFTDNDNLSEFTFDEVIDLEGKYLGPAFIDVHTHGADGADAMDGSEEALRKISSYLVKEGTANFLATTLTSTKEILKDVLKVVANLQNKDIEGANIFGVHMEGPYFAIEYKGAQNDKYMKPAGIEELEEYLLVKDGLIKLFSISPHNQENLEAIKFLADRGVIVSVGHSGASYEAVMKAVDYGLSHATHTYNGMKGFTHREPGVVGAVFNSDNIMAEIIFDKVHVHPEAVRTLIKIKGVDKIVCITDSMSATGLAEGQYKLGELDVNVKDGQARLVSNNALAGSVLRMDIAFKNLIELGYSITDAFKMTSTNAAKEFKLNTGILKEGKDADLVVLNKDYKVCMTMVKGKIKYTNL; from the coding sequence ATGAAAAAAGTTTTATTAAAAAATGCAAAGTTAGTTTTAGAAAATAAATTGATTAATGGTTCTATTTTAATTTTTGAAAATAAAATAGAAAAAATTTTTACAGATAATGATAATCTATCTGAATTTACTTTTGATGAAGTTATAGACTTAGAAGGTAAATACTTAGGGCCTGCCTTTATAGATGTTCATACACATGGTGCTGATGGTGCTGATGCAATGGATGGCAGTGAAGAAGCTTTAAGAAAAATTTCTAGTTATTTAGTTAAAGAAGGAACTGCAAATTTTTTAGCCACAACTTTAACAAGTACAAAAGAGATTTTAAAAGATGTTTTGAAAGTTGTTGCTAATTTACAAAATAAAGATATTGAAGGTGCAAATATTTTTGGAGTACATATGGAAGGACCTTATTTTGCTATTGAATATAAAGGAGCTCAAAATGATAAATATATGAAACCTGCCGGAATAGAGGAACTTGAAGAATATTTATTAGTAAAAGATGGACTTATAAAATTATTTTCAATATCTCCTCATAATCAAGAAAATTTAGAAGCTATAAAATTTTTAGCTGATAGAGGAGTTATTGTATCTGTTGGGCATTCAGGGGCAAGTTATGAGGCTGTTATGAAAGCAGTAGATTATGGACTTTCTCATGCCACTCATACTTATAATGGAATGAAAGGTTTTACTCATAGAGAACCGGGAGTTGTTGGTGCAGTATTCAATTCTGATAATATTATGGCAGAAATTATTTTTGATAAAGTGCATGTTCATCCAGAAGCAGTAAGAACTCTTATAAAAATAAAAGGTGTGGATAAAATAGTTTGTATTACAGATTCTATGTCTGCAACAGGTTTAGCAGAAGGGCAATATAAATTAGGAGAACTTGATGTTAATGTAAAAGATGGACAGGCAAGACTTGTTTCAAATAATGCATTAGCAGGTAGTGTATTAAGAATGGATATAGCTTTTAAAAATTTAATAGAATTAGGTTATAGCATAACTGATGCTTTTAAAATGACTTCAACTAATGCTGCAAAAGAATTTAAATTAAATACTGGAATTTTAAAGGAAGGTAAAGATGCTGATTTAGTTGTTTTAAATAAAGACTATAAAGTTTGTATGACTATGGTTAAAGGGAAAATTAAATATACAAATTTATAA
- the nadD gene encoding nicotinate (nicotinamide) nucleotide adenylyltransferase, with protein MKIAIYGGSFNPMHIGHEKIVDYVLKNLDMDKIIIIPVGIPSHRENNLEQSNTRLKICREIFKNNKKVEISDIEIKSEGKSYTYDTLLKLIKIYGKDNEFFEIIGEDSLKNLKTWKNYKELLNLCKFIVFRRKDDKNTEIDSEFLNNKNIIILENEYYNISSTEIRNKVKNKKDISGLVNKKVKKLIEKEYID; from the coding sequence ATGAAAATAGCTATCTATGGTGGAAGTTTTAATCCAATGCATATAGGACATGAAAAAATTGTTGACTATGTCTTAAAGAATTTAGATATGGATAAGATAATAATAATTCCTGTTGGTATTCCCTCACATAGAGAAAATAATTTAGAGCAGTCTAACACAAGATTAAAAATTTGTAGAGAAATTTTTAAAAATAATAAAAAAGTTGAAATTTCAGATATTGAAATAAAAAGTGAAGGAAAATCTTATACCTATGATACTCTTTTAAAATTAATTAAAATCTACGGTAAAGATAATGAATTTTTTGAAATTATAGGAGAGGATTCATTAAAAAATTTAAAAACTTGGAAAAATTACAAGGAATTATTAAATTTATGTAAGTTTATTGTCTTTAGAAGAAAAGATGATAAAAATACTGAAATTGATAGTGAATTTTTAAATAATAAAAATATTATTATTTTAGAAAATGAATATTATAATATATCCTCAACTGAAATTAGAAATAAGGTTAAAAATAAAAAAGATATTTCAGGACTTGTAAATAAAAAAGTTAAAAAATTAATTGAAAAAGAATATATAGATTAA
- a CDS encoding YhcH/YjgK/YiaL family protein, translating into MIYAKLKNIKTYKGINKNLDKAIDFIIEKKYLNASFGKNIIEGDTIYFNCPEKPLTRENTDLELEYHKKYIDIHIVLEGEENIVYTPFEDCIETQSYNIEGDYGLLKGKAQVEFIMNPKNFLLFFPEEPHLALLKVDTPKEIKKIIFKVEM; encoded by the coding sequence ATGATATATGCTAAATTAAAAAATATCAAAACTTACAAAGGTATTAATAAGAATTTAGATAAAGCAATAGATTTTATTATAGAAAAAAAATATTTGAATGCAAGTTTTGGAAAAAATATTATAGAAGGAGATACTATATATTTTAATTGCCCTGAAAAACCTCTAACAAGGGAAAACACAGATTTAGAATTAGAATATCATAAAAAATATATAGATATTCATATTGTTCTTGAAGGAGAAGAAAACATTGTTTACACTCCATTTGAAGATTGTATAGAAACTCAAAGTTATAATATTGAAGGAGATTATGGACTTCTAAAAGGAAAAGCACAAGTTGAATTTATAATGAATCCTAAAAATTTTCTTCTTTTTTTTCCAGAAGAACCTCATTTAGCACTTTTAAAGGTTGATACACCAAAAGAGATAAAAAAAATAATATTTAAAGTAGAGATGTAA
- a CDS encoding phosphate/phosphite/phosphonate ABC transporter substrate-binding protein — MKKIWKLLMLVSLIFLLISCGKKKEEKPLIMGLSPIANSEKLIEDAAPLHKMLGDEIGRPVEGFIATNYIGVVEALGTGTIDFALIPPFAYILANKKNGTEALLTSVNKHDEPGYYSVLLVRTDSGIEKVEDLKGKKVAFVDPSSTSGYIFPAVILMDHGINVEQDITYQFAGGHDKALQLLINGDVDAIGTYESAITKFAKEFPEIAEKVKVLQKSDLIPGITLVVSSKVDDATKQKIKDAFLKVTSTNEGQELTLKLFGIKGFEEANVDNYKLIEDKLNKMGIDIEKIK; from the coding sequence ATGAAAAAAATTTGGAAATTACTTATGCTTGTATCACTTATATTTCTTTTAATTAGTTGTGGAAAGAAAAAGGAAGAAAAACCTTTAATAATGGGGTTATCTCCAATAGCTAACTCAGAAAAATTGATTGAAGATGCTGCACCATTACATAAGATGTTAGGTGATGAAATTGGTAGACCTGTTGAAGGTTTTATTGCAACAAATTACATAGGAGTTGTAGAAGCATTGGGTACAGGAACTATTGATTTTGCATTAATTCCACCTTTTGCATATATTTTGGCAAATAAAAAGAATGGAACAGAAGCATTACTTACAAGTGTAAATAAACATGATGAACCCGGTTATTATTCTGTTTTACTTGTAAGAACTGACAGTGGTATAGAAAAAGTTGAAGATTTAAAAGGAAAAAAAGTTGCCTTTGTAGATCCTTCATCAACTTCTGGATATATTTTCCCAGCAGTAATATTAATGGATCATGGAATAAATGTGGAACAAGATATTACTTATCAATTTGCTGGTGGACATGATAAAGCACTACAATTATTAATAAATGGTGATGTGGATGCTATTGGAACTTATGAAAGTGCTATTACAAAATTTGCTAAAGAATTTCCAGAAATAGCTGAAAAAGTAAAAGTTTTACAAAAAAGTGATTTAATCCCTGGAATAACTTTGGTTGTTTCATCTAAGGTTGATGATGCAACAAAACAAAAAATTAAAGATGCTTTCTTAAAAGTTACTTCTACAAACGAAGGACAAGAATTAACTCTTAAATTATTTGGTATAAAAGGTTTTGAAGAAGCTAATGTAGACAATTATAAACTTATTGAAGATAAACTTAATAAAATGGGAATAGATATTGAAAAAATAAAATAA